From Stenotrophomonas nitritireducens, the proteins below share one genomic window:
- a CDS encoding 3-keto-disaccharide hydrolase encodes MDRNDWMIGPVRMAACLLAAAPAFAQAAGDPARDPKTTEVWTPVPAIVTTPVGGAPSDAIVLFDGRDVSAWESEQGGRVPWSVADGALTVVPGSKGIRTRQSFCDIQLHVEWRTPVETKGFEGQNRGNSGIFLQSLYELQVLDSYNNATYANGQAGSIYKQAMPLVNASRAPGQWQSYDIIWKAPRFSQGGGLISPARITVLHNGVLVQDDTVLAGKTEYIGAPSYAPHACAPLYLQEHDSKVSYRNIWVREL; translated from the coding sequence ATGGACCGCAACGATTGGATGATCGGCCCCGTGCGGATGGCGGCCTGCCTGTTGGCCGCAGCGCCCGCGTTCGCGCAGGCCGCCGGCGACCCCGCGCGCGACCCGAAGACGACCGAAGTGTGGACGCCCGTGCCTGCGATCGTGACCACGCCGGTGGGCGGTGCACCGTCCGACGCGATCGTGCTGTTCGATGGCAGGGATGTTTCCGCGTGGGAATCGGAGCAGGGCGGGCGCGTGCCATGGTCCGTCGCTGATGGCGCGCTCACCGTGGTTCCGGGCAGCAAGGGCATCCGCACCCGGCAGTCCTTCTGCGACATCCAGCTGCATGTGGAGTGGCGTACGCCTGTCGAAACCAAGGGTTTCGAGGGGCAGAACCGTGGCAATAGCGGCATCTTTCTGCAGTCACTGTACGAACTGCAGGTGCTCGACAGTTACAACAACGCCACCTATGCCAACGGCCAGGCCGGCTCGATCTACAAGCAGGCGATGCCGCTGGTGAATGCCTCGCGTGCGCCGGGGCAATGGCAGAGCTACGACATCATCTGGAAGGCACCGCGTTTTTCGCAGGGCGGTGGGCTTATCTCGCCAGCGCGCATAACCGTGCTGCACAACGGCGTACTGGTACAGGATGACACCGTGCTGGCGGGCAAGACCGAGTACATTGGTGCGCCTTCGTACGCGCCACATGCATGCGCACCGCTGTACCTGCAGGAGCATGATTCCAAGGTTAGCTACCGCAACATCTGGGTGCGCGAACTGTAG
- a CDS encoding c-type cytochrome, with the protein MKPILTVALVLSGATFAKTAWTKDDPAVAGARLYATHCVACHGATRAGIPPTFPALTDVAKRLQPAQIKDRIRQGGGLMPPFVQLSQQEIDDIASFLAK; encoded by the coding sequence TTGAAACCGATTCTCACCGTGGCGCTGGTTCTATCCGGCGCCACGTTTGCGAAGACTGCGTGGACCAAGGACGACCCTGCAGTAGCCGGTGCGCGGCTCTATGCAACGCATTGCGTGGCCTGCCATGGCGCAACCCGGGCAGGTATTCCACCGACGTTTCCCGCGCTTACGGACGTAGCCAAGCGACTGCAACCGGCGCAGATCAAGGACAGGATCAGGCAGGGCGGCGGACTGATGCCGCCCTTTGTCCAGCTGTCGCAACAGGAAATCGATGACATCGCCAGCTTTCTGGCGAAGTAG
- a CDS encoding sugar phosphate isomerase/epimerase family protein produces the protein MKIPACRTATLALLLLVALPAFARESTGPQPPIAVQMYTLRNAGSLDQQLKIVHDAGVRAVETVGTQNVSAAELKQLLDRYSIKAISSHVQLGELRTGLDGVVDFNRSIGNTTLVVPYLVEKDRPTDAAGWTALGQELGQIAKQVRAKGMRLAYHNHNFELVDFNGRTGLELLFAAAGPDLQTELDLAWVARAGLDPAVMLGKFRGHVFAVHAKDNAAKGQAEDEGGFAAVGQGVLDWNAILPAAAAAGVQWYIIEHDKPREPAKVIQTGADYLREHLSSTVSASADARR, from the coding sequence ATGAAAATCCCTGCTTGCAGAACCGCAACCCTCGCCCTGCTCCTCCTCGTTGCCCTGCCCGCCTTCGCACGAGAAAGCACCGGCCCGCAACCGCCGATCGCGGTGCAGATGTACACCCTGCGCAACGCCGGCTCGCTCGACCAGCAGTTGAAGATCGTCCACGACGCGGGCGTGCGCGCGGTGGAAACCGTTGGCACGCAGAACGTCAGCGCTGCCGAACTCAAGCAGCTGCTGGACCGCTATTCGATCAAGGCCATTTCCTCGCACGTTCAACTGGGCGAGCTGCGCACAGGCCTGGATGGCGTGGTGGACTTCAACCGGTCGATCGGCAACACGACGCTGGTGGTGCCCTACCTGGTCGAGAAGGATCGCCCAACCGATGCCGCGGGCTGGACAGCACTGGGCCAGGAACTGGGCCAGATAGCGAAACAGGTGCGGGCCAAGGGCATGCGCCTGGCCTACCACAACCACAACTTCGAACTGGTCGACTTCAATGGCAGGACGGGGCTGGAACTGCTGTTCGCAGCGGCCGGCCCGGATCTGCAGACCGAACTGGACCTGGCCTGGGTGGCGCGTGCCGGCCTGGACCCGGCGGTGATGCTGGGCAAATTCCGCGGCCATGTGTTCGCGGTACATGCCAAGGACAATGCAGCGAAAGGCCAGGCGGAAGACGAAGGCGGTTTCGCTGCAGTCGGCCAAGGCGTGCTGGACTGGAACGCGATCCTGCCTGCCGCCGCAGCGGCCGGCGTGCAGTGGTACATCATCGAGCACGACAAGCCACGCGAGCCGGCCAAGGTCATCCAGACCGGCGCGGACTATCTGCGTGAACACCTCAGCTCCACTGTCTCCGCCAGCGCCGATGCACGGCGCTGA
- a CDS encoding Gfo/Idh/MocA family protein, with translation MPKLGIAIVGTGMIAAVHRRAALLAGAEVRGVAASSPQRAAEVAQLWGVPRGYHDIEDLLADPQVQVVHVCTPNHLHRPIAQAALQAGKHVVCEKPLATTLEDAQALAALAASTGLVATVPFVYRYHPVVREARARIEQGELGPLHLIHGSYLQDWLLDPASNNWRVDPTLGGASRVFADIGSHWCDLVEWVSGERFVEVSAAFDTVIAERGAVTGQSFTTPAAGGAMQAVASEDVAAAMFRTGAGTLASLTVSQVSAGRRNRLWFEIDGAKASVAFNQEDAERLWIGLPDQREEVFVRGPGAGSAEQRRLSVLPAGHAQGYAQCFEAFVADTYRAIDGEQPQGLPTFEDGLRSARIIDHVIASARTRAWTAIV, from the coding sequence ATGCCAAAGCTTGGAATCGCCATCGTCGGCACCGGTATGATCGCTGCCGTACATCGCCGCGCGGCATTGCTGGCCGGTGCCGAGGTGCGTGGCGTAGCCGCGTCTTCCCCGCAGCGCGCAGCCGAGGTGGCGCAGTTGTGGGGAGTTCCGCGCGGCTACCACGACATCGAAGACCTGCTTGCCGATCCACAGGTACAGGTCGTGCACGTCTGCACGCCCAACCATCTGCACCGCCCCATCGCGCAGGCCGCGCTGCAAGCGGGCAAGCACGTGGTCTGCGAGAAGCCGCTGGCCACCACGCTGGAAGACGCCCAGGCGCTGGCCGCCTTGGCGGCTTCGACTGGGCTGGTCGCCACCGTGCCCTTCGTCTACCGCTACCACCCTGTTGTCCGCGAGGCGCGCGCACGCATCGAACAAGGCGAACTGGGCCCGTTGCACCTGATCCACGGCAGCTACCTGCAGGATTGGCTGCTGGACCCTGCCAGCAACAATTGGCGCGTGGACCCGACGCTGGGCGGCGCGTCGCGCGTGTTCGCCGACATCGGCTCGCACTGGTGCGACCTGGTGGAATGGGTCAGCGGCGAGCGCTTCGTTGAGGTCAGCGCGGCGTTCGATACGGTGATCGCCGAACGCGGCGCCGTCACCGGCCAGAGCTTCACCACACCAGCGGCGGGCGGCGCGATGCAGGCGGTCGCCAGCGAGGACGTGGCCGCGGCAATGTTCCGCACCGGCGCCGGTACGCTGGCCTCGTTGACGGTCAGCCAGGTATCGGCGGGCCGCCGCAACCGCCTGTGGTTCGAGATCGACGGGGCCAAGGCCAGCGTGGCATTCAATCAGGAGGACGCCGAGCGGCTGTGGATTGGCCTGCCCGACCAGCGCGAGGAAGTGTTCGTGCGCGGGCCAGGGGCCGGCAGTGCCGAACAACGCCGGCTGTCGGTATTGCCGGCCGGTCACGCGCAGGGCTACGCCCAGTGCTTCGAGGCGTTTGTCGCCGACACCTACCGCGCCATCGATGGCGAGCAGCCGCAAGGCCTGCCTACCTTCGAGGACGGGCTGCGCTCGGCACGCATCATCGACCACGTCATTGCATCGGCCAGGACCCGCGCTTGGACCGCCATCGTTTGA
- a CDS encoding nucleoside permease — MTHAMSRLGAMMFLQFFIWGAWFVTLGTYLVQGPLQASASQVATAFLSQSIGAIVAPFLVGLIADRYFAAQRILGVLHLAGALLMWLASTATSFSTFSACVMGYMLLFMPTLALANSVAMRHMQSPEKQFPLVRVAGSVGWIVAGVLIGWLGWEQAHRLELTFRMAAMASLVLGLYAFTLPHTPPLAQQRDAGLGQILGLDSLRLLKSRSYLVFFLASIAICIPLAFYYNFTNPYLNDLGVRGAAGLQSLGQVSEVLLMLAMPFLFVRLGVKTMLAVGMAAWVVRYTLFAFGDAGGGFSLLLIGIVLHGICYDFFFVTGQIYTDAHAGPTARSSAQGFITLATYGVGMLIGTFLSGAVVEHFTTAAGPDWQQIWLFPAGVALVVLIAFLLLFRDRPLVAAAPSTP; from the coding sequence ATGACGCACGCGATGTCGCGCTTGGGCGCGATGATGTTTCTGCAGTTCTTCATCTGGGGCGCGTGGTTTGTAACCCTGGGCACCTACCTTGTGCAGGGCCCGCTTCAGGCCAGCGCGAGCCAGGTGGCAACCGCCTTCCTCAGCCAATCGATCGGTGCCATCGTCGCGCCCTTCCTGGTCGGCCTGATCGCGGACCGCTACTTCGCCGCGCAGCGCATTCTCGGAGTACTGCACCTTGCCGGCGCGCTGCTCATGTGGCTGGCGTCCACGGCAACCAGTTTCAGCACGTTCTCCGCCTGCGTCATGGGCTACATGCTGCTGTTCATGCCGACGCTGGCATTGGCCAACAGCGTGGCGATGCGGCACATGCAGTCGCCAGAGAAACAATTCCCGCTGGTGCGGGTGGCCGGCAGCGTCGGCTGGATCGTGGCGGGCGTGCTGATCGGCTGGCTGGGCTGGGAACAGGCACACCGGCTGGAGCTGACGTTCCGGATGGCGGCGATGGCGTCGCTGGTGCTGGGCCTGTATGCATTCACCCTGCCGCACACGCCGCCGCTGGCGCAGCAGCGCGATGCCGGGCTCGGGCAGATCCTCGGGCTGGATTCGCTGCGGCTGCTGAAGTCGCGCTCCTATCTGGTGTTCTTCCTCGCTTCCATCGCCATCTGCATTCCGCTGGCGTTCTATTACAACTTCACCAACCCGTATCTCAACGATCTGGGCGTGCGCGGCGCAGCGGGCCTGCAGTCGCTGGGCCAGGTCTCCGAAGTCCTGCTGATGCTGGCCATGCCGTTCCTGTTCGTGCGGCTTGGGGTGAAAACGATGCTGGCCGTGGGCATGGCGGCCTGGGTGGTGCGCTACACCCTGTTTGCCTTTGGCGATGCGGGCGGCGGCTTCTCGCTGCTGCTGATCGGCATCGTGCTGCACGGCATCTGCTACGACTTCTTCTTCGTCACCGGCCAGATCTACACCGATGCACATGCCGGCCCCACCGCCCGCAGCAGCGCACAGGGCTTCATCACCCTGGCCACGTATGGCGTGGGCATGTTGATCGGCACCTTCCTGTCTGGCGCGGTGGTGGAACACTTCACCACCGCCGCAGGGCCGGACTGGCAGCAGATCTGGTTGTTCCCGGCCGGCGTGGCGTTGGTGGTGCTGATCGCCTTCCTGTTGCTGTTCCGCGACCGCCCGCTGGTCGCGGCCGCACCTTCCACGCCCTGA
- a CDS encoding sugar phosphate isomerase/epimerase family protein, with protein MKTLKGPALFLAQFIGDTPPFDRLDTLAKWAASLGYSGLQVPSSAPQLFDLAEAARSQAYCDDVAGMLAGHGLQITELSTHLQGQLVAVHPAYDSLFDGFAPPDKRGDPAARQAWAVEQLLLAAKASQRLGLTAHATFSGALAWPYFYPWPQRPQGLVEEAFAELGRRWRPILDAFDACGVDLCFEIHPGEDLHDGATFERFLEVVDHHPRAKILYDPSHLLLQQMDYLGFIDRYHERIGIFHVKDAEYHASARSGVYGGYQDWIDRPGRFRSLGDGQIDFKAIFSKFAQYDFPGWAVLEWECCLKHPEDGAREGATFIRDHIIRVTERAFDDFADSGTDPGSLHRMLGI; from the coding sequence TTGAAGACGCTCAAGGGTCCAGCGCTGTTCCTGGCACAGTTCATCGGCGACACACCTCCCTTTGATCGGCTCGACACGCTGGCCAAGTGGGCCGCGAGCTTGGGCTATTCTGGCCTACAAGTACCCTCCAGCGCTCCCCAACTGTTTGATCTGGCCGAGGCCGCGCGCAGCCAGGCCTACTGCGACGACGTGGCCGGCATGCTGGCCGGGCATGGCCTGCAGATCACCGAACTGTCCACTCACCTGCAGGGGCAGCTGGTCGCCGTCCACCCTGCCTATGACAGCCTGTTCGACGGCTTCGCACCGCCGGACAAGCGCGGCGATCCGGCCGCCCGCCAGGCCTGGGCGGTGGAGCAACTGCTGCTGGCCGCCAAGGCCAGCCAGCGGCTGGGGCTGACCGCGCATGCCACGTTCTCAGGCGCGCTGGCCTGGCCTTATTTCTATCCCTGGCCGCAGCGCCCGCAGGGGCTGGTGGAAGAAGCCTTCGCCGAACTCGGCCGCCGCTGGCGCCCCATTCTGGATGCCTTCGATGCCTGCGGCGTGGACCTGTGTTTCGAGATCCATCCGGGCGAGGACCTGCATGACGGCGCGACTTTCGAACGCTTCCTCGAGGTGGTGGACCACCACCCCCGCGCGAAAATCCTGTACGACCCCAGCCACCTGCTGCTGCAGCAGATGGACTACCTGGGCTTCATCGACCGCTATCACGAACGCATCGGCATCTTCCACGTCAAGGACGCGGAGTATCACGCCAGCGCCCGCAGTGGCGTGTATGGCGGTTACCAGGACTGGATTGATCGGCCGGGGCGGTTCCGTTCGCTCGGCGACGGCCAGATCGACTTCAAGGCGATCTTCTCGAAATTCGCCCAGTACGACTTCCCAGGCTGGGCGGTGCTGGAGTGGGAGTGCTGCCTGAAGCATCCGGAGGACGGCGCACGCGAGGGCGCCACGTTCATCCGCGACCACATCATCCGCGTAACCGAGCGCGCCTTCGACGACTTTGCCGACAGCGGCACCGATCCTGGATCACTGCACCGCATGCTGGGTATCTGA
- a CDS encoding LacI family DNA-binding transcriptional regulator has protein sequence MATIYDIAKHVGVSAGTVSRALSRPDKVLPATRTRIEQAAAALGYIPNTVARTLKTQRSGKILVTVPDIANPFFAQILQGAEDAAQAVGYAVLLGDTQHQPDREERYAQMLRRNEADGLIVLGHRLPPTARDIVQQLGDAAPVVNGCEFDPALGIPSVHIDNAAAARAVMEHLYGLGHERIAVVGGPPDNPLHQQRLEGVRAAGKARGRLRHLSIVPGDFSVESGHAAALALLVLAPAPTAIFCFSDQMALGTLAACRDLGIRVPDDVSIVGFDDLASSRYLTPPLTTIRQPMREIGERAVNLLLAIIEHVDVPLQQTLDFNLMLRGSTGAPKEK, from the coding sequence ATGGCAACCATTTACGACATCGCAAAGCACGTCGGCGTTTCCGCCGGAACGGTGTCGCGTGCACTCTCCCGGCCGGACAAAGTCCTGCCGGCCACGCGCACGCGCATCGAGCAGGCCGCCGCCGCGCTGGGCTACATCCCCAACACGGTTGCCAGAACGCTCAAGACCCAGCGCAGCGGTAAGATCCTGGTCACCGTTCCGGACATCGCCAATCCGTTCTTCGCGCAGATCCTGCAGGGTGCGGAGGACGCTGCGCAGGCGGTCGGCTACGCCGTGCTGCTGGGCGATACCCAGCATCAACCAGACCGCGAGGAGCGCTATGCGCAGATGCTCCGGCGCAACGAGGCCGATGGTCTTATCGTGCTGGGGCATCGCCTGCCGCCGACGGCGCGCGACATCGTCCAACAGTTGGGCGATGCGGCACCGGTGGTCAATGGCTGCGAGTTCGACCCGGCGCTGGGCATTCCCAGCGTCCACATCGACAACGCGGCCGCCGCACGCGCGGTGATGGAGCACCTTTACGGACTGGGGCACGAGCGCATCGCCGTGGTTGGCGGGCCGCCCGACAACCCCTTGCACCAGCAACGGCTGGAAGGGGTTCGGGCCGCTGGCAAGGCGCGTGGCCGCCTGCGCCACCTGAGCATCGTGCCGGGCGACTTCTCGGTGGAATCCGGGCATGCCGCCGCGCTGGCGCTGTTGGTCCTCGCGCCCGCACCGACCGCGATCTTCTGCTTCAGCGACCAGATGGCGCTGGGGACTCTGGCGGCCTGCCGGGATCTGGGCATCCGCGTGCCGGATGACGTGTCCATTGTGGGCTTCGACGACCTGGCATCCTCCCGTTACCTCACCCCTCCGCTGACCACCATCCGGCAGCCCATGCGGGAGATCGGCGAGCGTGCGGTCAACCTGCTGCTCGCCATCATCGAACATGTGGATGTGCCGCTTCAGCAGACGCTGGATTTCAACTTGATGCTGCGGGGTTCCACGGGCGCGCCAAAGGAAAAATGA
- a CDS encoding ShlB/FhaC/HecB family hemolysin secretion/activation protein, which translates to MRVRDALMTRARVLAVACAAVLGTGAAQAQTADVNAQELLRQQERERVLREQQEAQPDARLQATPEEAVGRLPVDEAPCFVINPITLDGEEAERFRWALKAADPKDDPATGRCLGTAGVDIVMKRVQNAIIARGYVTTRILAAPQDLKSGTLQLTVVPGRIHAIRFVDSAQSHPAVWNAMPAAAGDLLNLRDIEQALENFQRVPTASVDIQIAPPAEGAEAKPGESDLLISWKQRSKVRANLTLDDSGSQSTGKLQAGATVSLDNLAGLNDLFYLNAGKSVFNGSGRDTDSWAAHYSVPVGKWLLGVNASKYDYSQSVAGAYETYVYSGASRNAEVRLTRMLFRNASFKTSGYARAWYRDSNNFIDDTEIEVQRRRMAGWELGLAHKHFFGNNTLDAGLAYRRGTAAFGALPAPEEAFGEGTARGRIITADAQLMLPFKLGKQPVRYTGSWRAQWNRSLLVPQDRFSIGGRYTVRGFDGEMSLSGERGWVLRNELGFALGGGQEAYLGADYGHVGGPATRWQMGDYLAGAAIGLRGGVAHAQWDLFVGSPLHKPVGFPTAYTTFGFSLSASF; encoded by the coding sequence ATGCGGGTACGTGACGCGTTGATGACGCGTGCGCGGGTATTGGCGGTTGCGTGTGCGGCCGTGCTGGGAACCGGCGCCGCACAGGCGCAGACAGCAGACGTAAACGCGCAGGAACTGCTGCGGCAACAAGAGCGCGAGCGCGTCTTGCGTGAGCAGCAGGAAGCACAGCCGGATGCGCGCCTGCAAGCTACCCCGGAAGAAGCGGTGGGGCGGCTGCCTGTGGACGAAGCGCCCTGTTTCGTCATCAACCCCATCACCCTGGACGGCGAAGAGGCTGAGCGCTTCCGCTGGGCCTTGAAGGCCGCCGATCCCAAGGACGATCCCGCTACCGGCCGCTGCCTGGGTACGGCCGGCGTCGATATCGTGATGAAGCGCGTGCAGAACGCGATCATCGCCCGCGGCTACGTCACCACCCGTATCCTCGCCGCGCCGCAGGACCTGAAAAGCGGGACCTTGCAGCTGACCGTGGTGCCAGGCCGGATCCACGCAATTCGTTTTGTCGACAGCGCGCAGTCGCATCCTGCAGTGTGGAATGCGATGCCGGCTGCGGCGGGCGATCTGTTGAACCTGCGCGACATCGAACAGGCCTTGGAGAACTTCCAGCGCGTGCCAACCGCATCCGTGGACATCCAGATTGCGCCGCCGGCCGAAGGGGCCGAGGCCAAGCCGGGTGAAAGCGATCTGCTGATCAGCTGGAAGCAGCGCTCCAAGGTCCGCGCAAACCTGACCCTGGACGATTCCGGCAGCCAGTCCACCGGCAAGCTGCAGGCCGGCGCCACGGTGTCACTGGACAACCTGGCCGGCCTGAATGATCTGTTCTATCTCAACGCGGGCAAGTCGGTGTTCAACGGCAGTGGCCGCGACACCGACAGCTGGGCCGCGCACTACAGCGTGCCGGTCGGCAAATGGCTGCTGGGCGTCAACGCCAGCAAGTACGACTACAGCCAGTCGGTTGCCGGTGCCTACGAAACCTATGTGTACAGCGGCGCCAGCCGCAACGCGGAAGTGCGCCTGACCCGCATGCTGTTCCGCAACGCCAGCTTCAAGACCAGCGGCTATGCACGGGCTTGGTACCGTGACTCGAACAACTTCATCGACGACACCGAGATCGAAGTACAGCGCCGGCGCATGGCGGGCTGGGAGCTGGGGCTGGCGCACAAGCACTTCTTCGGCAACAACACGCTGGATGCCGGGCTCGCCTATCGGCGCGGTACTGCGGCATTCGGCGCCTTGCCTGCACCGGAGGAAGCCTTCGGCGAAGGCACCGCGCGTGGCCGCATCATCACCGCCGATGCGCAGCTGATGCTGCCTTTCAAACTCGGCAAGCAGCCCGTGCGTTACACCGGCAGCTGGCGTGCGCAGTGGAATCGTTCCCTGCTGGTGCCGCAGGACCGGTTCTCCATTGGCGGCCGCTACACCGTGCGCGGTTTTGACGGCGAAATGTCGCTGAGTGGCGAGCGCGGCTGGGTGCTGCGCAACGAACTGGGCTTCGCGCTCGGAGGCGGCCAGGAAGCCTATCTGGGCGCGGACTACGGCCATGTCGGTGGCCCGGCCACGCGCTGGCAGATGGGCGACTACCTGGCGGGCGCGGCCATCGGCCTGCGCGGCGGCGTTGCCCACGCGCAATGGGACCTCTTTGTCGGTAGCCCGCTGCACAAGCCGGTGGGCTTCCCAACCGCATACACGACGTTCGGCTTCAGCCTGAGCGCCTCGTTCTGA